In a single window of the Deinococcus aetherius genome:
- a CDS encoding copper chaperone PCu(A)C — protein MSTPTPLFVALALAAVVIPAAGEQAGHHLTEHARQSTPAQAARPAPLPLTVQGATVVAVPPGATETSVFMTLRNPGNAPVTLTTVRSPVAGHAMLMKTRRDAQGRTGMTAAPSLTVPARGTLTLSATGDHLMLMDLTRPLRVGETIRLTLGGGQGRTLNVDAVVRKP, from the coding sequence ATGTCCACCCCTACCCCCCTCTTCGTGGCCCTCGCGCTCGCCGCCGTCGTGATTCCCGCCGCCGGTGAGCAGGCCGGGCACCACCTGACTGAGCACGCTCGACAGAGCACCCCGGCGCAGGCCGCCCGCCCCGCCCCCCTGCCCCTGACCGTGCAGGGGGCCACCGTGGTCGCCGTGCCCCCTGGCGCGACCGAGACGAGCGTGTTCATGACGCTGCGTAACCCAGGGAACGCCCCCGTCACCCTGACCACCGTCCGTAGTCCCGTCGCCGGACACGCCATGTTGATGAAGACCCGGCGCGACGCGCAGGGCCGCACGGGTATGACCGCCGCCCCCAGCCTGACCGTCCCCGCCCGGGGCACCCTGACCCTTTCCGCGACCGGCGACCACCTCATGCTGATGGACCTGACCCGGCCCCTGCGGGTGGGCGAGACGATCCGCCTCACCCTTGGCGGGGGACAGGGGCGCACCCTGAACGTGGACGCCGTCGTCCGCAAACCCTGA